In Streptococcus dysgalactiae subsp. dysgalactiae, the following are encoded in one genomic region:
- a CDS encoding methionine ABC transporter permease: protein MTQLIQTYLPNVYELGWSGDAGWGLAIWNTLYMTIVPFIVGGAIGLFVGLLLVLMGPGGVIENKLACWIIDKITSIFRAIPFIILIAILASFTYLIMGTILGATAALVPLTFATFPFFARQVQLVFSELDKGVIEAAQASGATFWDIVKVYLSEGLPDLIRVSTVTLISLVGETAMAGAIGAGGLGNVAISYGYNRFNNDVTWVATIIILLIIFAIQFIGDSLTRRFSHK, encoded by the coding sequence TGGTCAGGTGACGCGGGTTGGGGACTGGCTATTTGGAACACTTTATACATGACCATCGTGCCTTTTATTGTTGGTGGGGCCATTGGTCTGTTTGTGGGCTTATTACTTGTACTAATGGGGCCAGGTGGTGTGATTGAAAACAAGTTAGCTTGCTGGATTATTGATAAAATCACTTCTATTTTCCGTGCAATTCCTTTTATCATTTTAATTGCTATTTTAGCTAGCTTTACTTACCTGATTATGGGAACTATTTTGGGAGCAACTGCTGCCTTGGTACCATTGACCTTTGCGACTTTTCCTTTCTTTGCTCGTCAAGTACAGCTTGTTTTTTCAGAACTTGATAAAGGAGTTATTGAAGCAGCACAGGCTTCGGGAGCTACCTTCTGGGATATTGTCAAAGTATATTTGAGCGAGGGTCTCCCTGACTTGATCCGTGTGTCAACTGTAACCTTGATTTCCTTGGTTGGTGAAACAGCGATGGCGGGAGCTATCGGAGCTGGAGGTCTAGGAAATGTGGCCATTTCTTACGGTTACAATCGTTTTAATAATGATGTAACTTGGGTGGCGACTATTATTATTCTTTTAATTATTTTTGCTATCCAATTTATTGGTGATAGCTTGACCAGACGGTTTAGTCACAAATAA
- the brnQ gene encoding branched-chain amino acid transport system II carrier protein — MKQKNVYNVYIVIGFMLFALFFGAANLIYPAFLGIYSGHNILWSIIGFCLTGVSLPLLGVIAVAKSGSDDVESLARPISKWYAIFYSSVLYLSIGPFFAIPRTGATSFSVGIAPIFGDNFTNKAIYAVLFFGLSYFLAIRPSKLAENIGKFLTPTLLVVIAILVIASYVHPAGGYGNAFNAGIGVNNAFKDLPFIAGLIQGYGTMDALASLVFAILVIEATKQFGAKTDKDVTKVTFISGTIAIFLLAFVYIFVGRIGATSQSLFPFIDGSFTLNGSPVNGGQILSHASRFYLGSIGQAFLAIVIFLACLTTSTGLITSSAEYFHKLIPALSHIVWSTIFTLVSAFFYFGGLSVIINWSAPVLFLLYPLTVGLIFLVLAQKYFNNDPIVYRTTIGLTIIPAIFDALSTLSQMTGLFNLPEPITTFFQETVPLGQFSMGWIIFAIIGFLLGLILSKTKKS; from the coding sequence ATGAAACAAAAAAATGTATATAATGTATATATTGTTATCGGATTTATGTTATTTGCCCTCTTTTTCGGAGCTGCCAACCTCATTTATCCAGCATTTCTAGGTATCTACTCAGGTCATAACATTTTATGGTCCATTATTGGTTTTTGTTTAACCGGTGTTTCCTTACCCCTCTTAGGAGTGATTGCTGTTGCTAAGTCTGGTTCAGATGATGTGGAAAGCTTAGCACGTCCTATTTCCAAATGGTACGCTATCTTTTACTCCTCTGTTCTATACCTCTCTATCGGGCCTTTCTTTGCTATCCCAAGAACAGGTGCTACTTCTTTTTCAGTGGGGATTGCACCGATTTTTGGAGATAACTTTACCAATAAAGCTATCTATGCTGTTCTTTTCTTTGGGCTATCTTATTTTCTGGCCATTAGACCTAGTAAATTGGCTGAAAACATCGGTAAATTCTTGACACCAACCTTGTTAGTTGTGATTGCTATCTTGGTAATTGCTTCTTATGTTCACCCAGCAGGGGGTTATGGTAATGCCTTCAACGCAGGGATTGGTGTTAACAATGCCTTTAAAGATCTTCCTTTTATTGCAGGACTGATTCAAGGGTATGGCACCATGGATGCCTTGGCATCACTTGTTTTTGCCATTCTCGTCATTGAAGCGACCAAACAATTTGGAGCTAAAACTGACAAAGACGTTACCAAAGTTACCTTTATCTCTGGAACCATTGCTATTTTCTTATTAGCTTTTGTCTATATCTTTGTTGGCCGTATTGGAGCAACCTCACAATCCCTGTTTCCTTTTATTGATGGCAGTTTTACCCTTAATGGTAGTCCTGTCAATGGTGGTCAGATTTTAAGTCATGCCTCTCGTTTCTATCTAGGCAGTATCGGTCAAGCCTTTCTTGCTATTGTCATTTTTTTGGCTTGCCTAACCACCTCCACAGGATTAATCACCTCAAGTGCTGAATATTTCCATAAATTAATTCCTGCTCTATCTCATATTGTCTGGTCAACTATTTTTACTCTGGTTTCTGCCTTCTTCTACTTTGGTGGTTTATCTGTTATCATCAACTGGTCGGCTCCTGTTTTATTTCTTTTATACCCATTAACAGTCGGTTTAATTTTCCTTGTCTTGGCACAAAAATACTTTAACAATGATCCTATCGTTTATCGAACAACTATTGGACTCACTATTATTCCTGCTATTTTTGATGCCTTATCCACACTTTCTCAAATGACTGGTCTCTTCAACTTGCCAGAGCCAATAACAACTTTCTTCCAAGAAACAGTTCCACTTGGACAATTTTCAATGGGTTGGATTATCTTTGCCATTATTGGATTCCTACTCGGACTCATTCTAAGTAAAACGAAAAAAAGCTAA
- the sstT gene encoding serine/threonine transporter SstT, translated as MKKVCELWIRVSLIKKIGIGVVIGVILGLLVPDFTGLSILGKLFVGGLKSIAPLVVFALVSQAISHQKKGKETNMTLIIVLYLFGTFAAAFVAVLTTYLFPLTLILNTPVNTEFSAPQGVAEVFQTLLLKLVDNPINALATANYIGVLSWALVFGLALKVASKETKHLIKTAADVTSQIVVWIINLAPIGIMSLVFATISENGIGILSDYALLILVLVGTMAFVALVINPLIGFVVMRQNPYPLVLRCLRESGITAFFTRSSAANIPVNMQLCEDLGLSKDTYSVSIPLGATINMGGAAITINVLTLAAVHTFGIQIDFLTALLLSVVAAVSACGASGVAGGSLLLIPVACSLFGISNDLAMQVVGVGFIVGVIQDSCETALNSSTDVLFTAISENAFWKRKQA; from the coding sequence ATGAAAAAAGTATGTGAACTATGGATTAGGGTCAGCCTAATCAAAAAAATTGGTATTGGTGTGGTCATTGGTGTTATTTTAGGACTTCTTGTTCCTGATTTTACGGGATTAAGCATTCTAGGAAAATTATTTGTAGGTGGTTTAAAATCTATTGCTCCTCTCGTTGTTTTTGCTTTGGTTTCTCAAGCTATTTCTCATCAGAAAAAAGGGAAAGAGACCAATATGACCCTAATCATTGTTCTCTATTTATTTGGGACTTTTGCAGCAGCTTTTGTAGCTGTTTTGACGACCTATTTATTCCCGCTGACCTTGATTTTAAATACGCCAGTCAATACTGAATTTTCAGCACCTCAAGGGGTGGCCGAAGTCTTTCAAACACTCTTACTAAAACTGGTTGATAATCCTATCAATGCCTTGGCGACAGCTAATTATATTGGTGTTTTATCATGGGCTTTAGTCTTTGGACTAGCCTTAAAAGTAGCAAGCAAAGAAACAAAGCATCTTATCAAAACAGCAGCCGATGTAACCTCACAAATTGTGGTTTGGATTATTAATTTGGCGCCAATCGGAATCATGAGTCTAGTTTTTGCGACTATTTCAGAGAATGGCATTGGGATTTTATCTGACTATGCCTTGTTAATTCTTGTTTTAGTGGGGACTATGGCGTTTGTTGCTCTAGTCATTAACCCTCTCATTGGGTTTGTGGTGATGAGACAAAATCCTTATCCTTTGGTGTTAAGATGCTTACGTGAATCAGGTATAACTGCTTTCTTTACAAGAAGTTCAGCCGCTAATATTCCAGTTAACATGCAACTTTGTGAAGATCTTGGTCTAAGTAAAGATACTTATTCGGTGTCAATCCCTCTTGGGGCAACCATCAATATGGGTGGTGCAGCCATTACGATTAATGTTTTGACACTTGCAGCGGTTCACACATTCGGTATTCAAATTGATTTTCTAACGGCTCTCTTATTGAGTGTTGTTGCAGCAGTATCTGCCTGTGGTGCTTCAGGTGTCGCAGGAGGATCATTACTCCTTATCCCAGTAGCATGTAGTTTATTTGGTATCTCAAATGATCTTGCGATGCAGGTTGTTGGTGTTGGCTTTATTGTTGGGGTGATTCAAGACTCATGCGAAACAGCTCTCAATTCATCAACCGACGTCCTTTTCACAGCTATCTCTGAAAATGCCTTTTGGAAACGTAAGCAAGCCTAA
- the ktrA gene encoding potassium uptake transporter gating subunit KtrA, producing MLKRKTVGVLGLGIFGRTVARELSNFDQDVIAIDIRESHVKEVADLVTKAAVGDITDKEFLLAVGIEHCDTVVIASGNNLESSVLAVMHCKKLGVPTIIAKAKNKIFEEVLYGIGATKVITPERDSGKRVASNLLRRHIESIIYLEHGISMIEFVIPKSWEGQSLSELDVRRKYELNVIGMRQKEVKTLDTNVKPFEPLEPNTIIVAIANDHTFEKFDYLGYLK from the coding sequence ATGTTAAAACGTAAAACTGTCGGTGTTCTTGGTCTTGGTATCTTTGGCCGTACTGTTGCTAGAGAATTAAGTAATTTCGATCAAGATGTTATTGCCATTGATATTCGAGAAAGCCATGTCAAAGAAGTTGCTGATTTAGTGACTAAGGCTGCTGTGGGAGACATTACTGACAAAGAATTTTTACTAGCTGTCGGGATTGAACATTGTGACACCGTAGTTATCGCTTCAGGAAATAACTTGGAATCCTCAGTTCTTGCTGTCATGCACTGTAAAAAATTGGGTGTTCCAACCATTATTGCAAAAGCTAAAAATAAAATTTTTGAAGAAGTTCTATATGGTATCGGAGCAACTAAAGTCATCACTCCTGAGCGTGATTCCGGAAAACGTGTTGCTTCAAACCTTCTCAGACGACATATTGAAAGCATCATCTACTTGGAACATGGTATTTCGATGATTGAATTTGTCATTCCTAAAAGTTGGGAAGGGCAATCTCTTTCCGAACTAGATGTTCGTCGTAAATATGAGTTAAATGTGATTGGCATGCGTCAAAAAGAAGTTAAAACCTTGGATACCAATGTCAAACCTTTCGAACCTTTAGAACCCAATACTATCATTGTGGCCATCGCTAATGACCACACGTTTGAAAAATTTGATTATCTTGGCTATCTTAAATAA
- the ktrB gene encoding potassium uptake transporter channel subunit KtrB — protein MKRSFIKSLSVTQRLTFSFAIVILIGTLLLSMPFTHYQNGPETVYLDHFFNVVSMVCVTGLSVVPVAEVYNGIGQTITMMLMQIGGLGLVTLIAMSTFALKRKMRLSDQTLLQSALNRGDSKDLKHYLFFAYKVTFGLEAIAALVIMTDFIPRFGWKNGIFNSIFLAISAFCNAGFDNLGNSSLKDFVLNPTLNLIVTFLIISGGLGFAVWVDLGLAVKKFFFERPHCYGATFRKLSNQSRLVIQTTTVILVLGTFLSWFLEKDNSKTIANYNLFQQFMVSFFQTVTMRTAGFATISYNDTLAPTNILYMIQMVIGGAPGGTAGGIKVTTAAITFLLFKAELSGQSEVTFRNRIIANKTIKQTMTVLIFFFAVLMTGYILLLSVEPNIAPIPLLFESISAIATVGVSMDLTPQLSTAGRLIIIVLMFVGRVGPITVLISLIQRKEKTIQYATTDILVG, from the coding sequence ATGAAACGCTCATTTATCAAATCTTTATCGGTCACACAGCGTTTAACCTTTAGTTTTGCGATTGTGATTTTGATTGGGACTCTCTTGTTATCCATGCCTTTTACCCATTATCAAAACGGACCTGAAACTGTCTATCTTGACCATTTCTTTAATGTGGTTTCAATGGTATGTGTGACAGGGCTCTCCGTTGTTCCCGTTGCTGAGGTCTATAATGGCATCGGACAAACCATTACCATGATGCTCATGCAAATTGGCGGACTTGGTTTGGTCACTCTGATTGCCATGAGTACCTTTGCCTTGAAACGTAAAATGCGGCTGAGCGATCAAACTTTGCTCCAATCAGCCTTGAATCGTGGGGATAGTAAGGATTTAAAGCACTATCTTTTCTTTGCTTATAAAGTGACCTTTGGGCTTGAAGCAATCGCTGCGCTTGTCATTATGACGGACTTCATTCCTCGTTTTGGATGGAAAAATGGCATTTTTAACAGTATCTTTTTAGCCATCTCTGCCTTTTGTAATGCCGGCTTTGATAACTTGGGAAATTCTAGTCTCAAAGACTTTGTTTTGAATCCCACACTCAATCTTATTGTTACCTTCTTAATTATTTCAGGAGGCTTAGGGTTTGCTGTTTGGGTAGATCTTGGACTCGCTGTCAAAAAATTCTTTTTCGAGCGGCCCCACTGCTATGGTGCAACCTTTCGTAAGTTATCCAATCAATCTAGATTAGTTATTCAAACAACTACTGTCATTCTGGTTCTTGGAACTTTCTTATCTTGGTTTTTAGAAAAAGACAACAGTAAAACCATTGCCAATTACAATCTGTTTCAACAATTCATGGTCTCTTTCTTCCAAACAGTTACCATGAGGACTGCTGGTTTTGCAACAATTTCCTATAACGATACTCTGGCACCCACCAATATTCTTTATATGATTCAAATGGTTATCGGCGGTGCTCCTGGAGGAACTGCTGGTGGTATCAAAGTAACAACAGCTGCCATCACCTTTTTACTCTTCAAAGCAGAACTATCTGGACAATCAGAAGTTACCTTCCGAAATCGCATTATTGCTAATAAAACTATTAAGCAGACCATGACGGTACTCATTTTCTTCTTTGCTGTCTTGATGACAGGCTATATCCTTTTGCTTAGTGTGGAGCCAAATATTGCTCCGATTCCCCTTTTATTCGAATCCATTTCAGCCATCGCTACTGTTGGTGTGTCCATGGATTTAACACCACAACTATCAACAGCAGGACGTCTGATTATTATTGTCCTTATGTTTGTTGGCCGTGTTGGTCCAATCACTGTCCTCATCAGTTTAATTCAACGAAAAGAAAAAACCATTCAATATGCCACTACCGATATTCTAGTGGGTTAA
- the rsmG gene encoding 16S rRNA (guanine(527)-N(7))-methyltransferase RsmG, which translates to MTPQEFYHTLEEDGFPLTMKQKEQFDTYFKLLVEWNNKINLTAITEENDVYLKHFYDSIAPILQGFLANEPIRLLDIGAGAGFPSLPMKILFPNLEVTIIDSLNKRIAFLTHLAEALALDKVHFFHGRAEDFGQDKDFRAQFDVVTARAVARMQVLAELTIPFLKIGGRLIALKAQAADQELEDAKTALSLLFGKVTTNHHYQLPNGDARYITVVEKKKETPNKYPRKAGFPNKKPL; encoded by the coding sequence ATGACACCCCAAGAATTTTACCACACCTTAGAGGAAGATGGTTTTCCTTTAACCATGAAACAAAAAGAGCAATTTGATACTTATTTCAAATTGCTAGTGGAGTGGAATAACAAGATTAATTTAACCGCCATAACGGAAGAAAACGACGTTTATCTCAAGCATTTCTATGACTCTATCGCTCCTATCTTACAGGGCTTTTTAGCCAATGAACCGATTCGTTTATTAGATATTGGAGCAGGAGCTGGCTTTCCTAGCCTACCTATGAAGATTCTCTTTCCAAATCTCGAAGTTACTATCATCGACTCTCTCAACAAACGCATTGCTTTTCTAACGCATTTGGCGGAAGCCTTAGCATTAGACAAGGTGCATTTTTTCCATGGTAGAGCAGAAGATTTTGGTCAGGATAAGGACTTCCGTGCACAATTTGATGTCGTCACCGCTAGAGCAGTCGCTCGGATGCAAGTTTTAGCTGAATTAACGATTCCTTTTCTAAAAATTGGCGGAAGGCTGATTGCTTTAAAAGCACAAGCCGCTGACCAAGAATTAGAAGATGCCAAAACAGCCCTCTCCCTTCTCTTTGGTAAGGTAACGACTAACCATCATTATCAATTACCAAACGGGGATGCTCGCTATATCACCGTTGTTGAGAAAAAAAAGGAAACCCCTAATAAATATCCCCGCAAAGCAGGATTCCCCAACAAGAAACCTTTATAA